One Punica granatum isolate Tunisia-2019 chromosome 3, ASM765513v2, whole genome shotgun sequence genomic window carries:
- the LOC116198964 gene encoding DNA-directed RNA polymerase II subunit RPB7 translates to MFFHIILERNMQLHPRHFGRNLRDNLVAKLMKDVEGTCSGRHGFVVAITGIENIGKGLIRDGTGFVTFPVKYQCVVFRPFKGEILEAVVTMVNKMGFFAEAGPVQIFVSNHLIPDDMEFQSGDMPNYTTSDGSVKIQKDSEVRLKIIGTRVDATEIFCIGTIKDDFLGVINDPATA, encoded by the exons ATGTTCTTCCACATCATACTGGAGAGGAACATGCAACTCCATCCCCGCCACTTCGGGCGGAACCTCAGGGACAATCTCGTGGCAAAGCTCATGAAAGATGTCGAGGGCACTTGCAG TGGTCGGCACGGGTTTGTGGTGGCTATAACGGGGATCGAGAACATTGGGAAAGGGCTGATTCGAGATGGGACGGGGTTCGTCACCTTTCCGGTGAAGTATCAGTGTGTTGTCTTTAGACCATTCAAGGGAGAGATCTTAGAAGCAGTGGTGACAATGGTGAACAAG ATGGGGTTCTTTGCTGAAGCTGGTCCTGTGCAGATCTTTGTTTCGAACCAT CTAATTCCCGATGATATGGAGTTCCAATCTGGTGACATGCCAAACTATACGACATCGGATGGCTCG GTGAAGATTCAAAAGGATAGCGAAGTGAGATTGAAGATCATTGGGACTCGAGTTGATGCCACAGAAATC TTCTGTATCGGCACCATAAAAGATGATTTCTTGGGTGTGATAAACGACCCTGCTACAGCGTAG
- the LOC116198957 gene encoding calponin homology domain-containing protein DDB_G0272472 isoform X2, with protein sequence MPEDYAAQSRAEQQPNAGLESDFAGGKKIRSPSLNQAAASDMDGHHASLGRRTLEEIRQKRAAERLGKASSGPDLTKAASSPNESTAGMRKSESGNRLSETDVSGLVSQLKDQQRRNLELEQDNKRLASQLQAKELENDALLRQLNDLEQTTVPSLRKALKDVAVEKDAAVIAREDLATQIRTLKRQLKEAEEEQYRAEEDAASLRAELNSIQQAAMSGQFGGASPLGTSPDHLQALEKEIARLKAILQQESSLRQQEREKFVEEQARASAMLSEKQALEEKLMELSRKTPVSETVVKGAFSVEDKEKLEKQLHDMAVVVERLEGSRQKLLMEIDSQSSEIERLFEENSNLLSSYQEAMAAVVLWENQVKDCLKQNEELRGTVNKLRIEHASEPRKAGSAETSSPASMTESLSLKGELAKEQSRAEALSAEVMQLSARLQQTTQAYNGLARVYRPVLRNIENNLIKMKQDGSLTAQ encoded by the exons atGCCGGAGGATTACGCAGCGCAAAGCAGAGCAGAGCAACAACCAAACGCAGGATTGGAATCAGATTTCGCCGGCGGGAAGAAGATCCGATCCCCGTCCCTCAATCAGGCGGCCGCCTCCGATATGGACGGTCATCATGCTTCTCTCGGCCGTCGGACG CTGGAGGAGATACGCCAGAAAAGAGCCGCTGAAAGATTGGGCAAAGCTTCTTCTGGCCCGGATCTTACCAAGGCTGCTTCGAGTCCGAATG AATCCACAGCAGGGATGAGGAAATCGGAGAGCGGAAATCGGCTCTCAGAG ACCGATGTTAGCGGTTTAGTCTCTCAGCTGAAAGACCAACAGAGGAGGAATCTAGAGCTGGAGCAGGACAACAAAAGACTAGCATCACAG CTTCAAGCAAAGGAACTGGAAAACGATGCCCTGCTTCGGCAATTGAATGATCTG GAACAGACCACTGTTCCATCCTTGAGAAAAGCTCTGAAGGATGTGGCTGTGGAGAAAGATGCAGCAGTTATTGCACGG GAGGACTTAGCAACCCAGATTCGAACACTTAAGAGACAATTGAAGGAAGCTGAAGAAGAGCAATACCGG GCTGAGGAAGATGCAGCATCTTTGAGAGCAGAACttaactcaattcaacaaGCAGCAATGAGTGGTCAGTTTGGTGGGGCGTCCCCTTTAGGAACTTCTCCAGATCATTTGCAAGCCTTGGAAAAGGAGATAGCTAGGCTAAAAGCTATCTTACAG CAAGAATCTTCGTTGAGACaacaagagagagaaaagttTGTAGAGGAGCAAGCTCGAGCTTCTGCAATGCTGTCCGAGAAACAAGccttggaagagaaattgaTGGAGCTATCCAGGAAGACCCCGG TCTCAGAGACTGTGGTTAAAGGGGCATTTTCAGTG GAAGATAAGGAGAAGCTGGAAAAACAGTTGCATGATATGGCAGTTGTGGTTGAGAGACTGGAGGGTAGTAGACAGAAACTTCTTATGGAG ATTGACTCCCAATCTTCAGAGATAGAGAGGCTATTCGAGGAAAACTCGAACCTTCTATCATCTTATCAAGAAGCAATGGCTGCGGTGGTCCTGTGGGAGAATCAG GTGAAAGACTGCCTCAAGCAAAATGAAGAGCTCCGTGGAACTGTAAACAAATTGAGAATCGAACATGCCAGTGAGCCTCGTAAAGCCGGGTCTGCAGAGACAAGTTCACCCGCATCTATGACtgagtctctctctctaaag GGTGAACTTGCCAAAGAGCAGAGCAGAGCGGAGGCCTTATCTGCCGAAGTTATGCAGCTCTCTGCACGTCTTCAACAAACCACACAAGCGTATAATGGCCTGGCTCGTGT CTATAGACCTGTTCTGCGAAACATCGAGAATAATCTCATCAAAATGAAGCAAGATGGATCTCTTACGGCGCAGTAG
- the LOC116198957 gene encoding golgin subfamily A member 4 isoform X1 — protein sequence MPEDYAAQSRAEQQPNAGLESDFAGGKKIRSPSLNQAAASDMDGHHASLGRRTLEEIRQKRAAERLGKASSGPDLTKAASSPNESTAGMRKSESGNRLSETDVSGLVSQLKDQQRRNLELEQDNKRLASQLQAKELENDALLRQLNDLEQTTVPSLRKALKDVAVEKDAAVIAREDLATQIRTLKRQLKEAEEEQYRAEEDAASLRAELNSIQQAAMSGQFGGASPLGTSPDHLQALEKEIARLKAILQQESSLRQQEREKFVEEQARASAMLSEKQALEEKLMELSRKTPVVSETVVKGAFSVEDKEKLEKQLHDMAVVVERLEGSRQKLLMEIDSQSSEIERLFEENSNLLSSYQEAMAAVVLWENQVKDCLKQNEELRGTVNKLRIEHASEPRKAGSAETSSPASMTESLSLKGELAKEQSRAEALSAEVMQLSARLQQTTQAYNGLARVYRPVLRNIENNLIKMKQDGSLTAQ from the exons atGCCGGAGGATTACGCAGCGCAAAGCAGAGCAGAGCAACAACCAAACGCAGGATTGGAATCAGATTTCGCCGGCGGGAAGAAGATCCGATCCCCGTCCCTCAATCAGGCGGCCGCCTCCGATATGGACGGTCATCATGCTTCTCTCGGCCGTCGGACG CTGGAGGAGATACGCCAGAAAAGAGCCGCTGAAAGATTGGGCAAAGCTTCTTCTGGCCCGGATCTTACCAAGGCTGCTTCGAGTCCGAATG AATCCACAGCAGGGATGAGGAAATCGGAGAGCGGAAATCGGCTCTCAGAG ACCGATGTTAGCGGTTTAGTCTCTCAGCTGAAAGACCAACAGAGGAGGAATCTAGAGCTGGAGCAGGACAACAAAAGACTAGCATCACAG CTTCAAGCAAAGGAACTGGAAAACGATGCCCTGCTTCGGCAATTGAATGATCTG GAACAGACCACTGTTCCATCCTTGAGAAAAGCTCTGAAGGATGTGGCTGTGGAGAAAGATGCAGCAGTTATTGCACGG GAGGACTTAGCAACCCAGATTCGAACACTTAAGAGACAATTGAAGGAAGCTGAAGAAGAGCAATACCGG GCTGAGGAAGATGCAGCATCTTTGAGAGCAGAACttaactcaattcaacaaGCAGCAATGAGTGGTCAGTTTGGTGGGGCGTCCCCTTTAGGAACTTCTCCAGATCATTTGCAAGCCTTGGAAAAGGAGATAGCTAGGCTAAAAGCTATCTTACAG CAAGAATCTTCGTTGAGACaacaagagagagaaaagttTGTAGAGGAGCAAGCTCGAGCTTCTGCAATGCTGTCCGAGAAACAAGccttggaagagaaattgaTGGAGCTATCCAGGAAGACCCCGG TAGTCTCAGAGACTGTGGTTAAAGGGGCATTTTCAGTG GAAGATAAGGAGAAGCTGGAAAAACAGTTGCATGATATGGCAGTTGTGGTTGAGAGACTGGAGGGTAGTAGACAGAAACTTCTTATGGAG ATTGACTCCCAATCTTCAGAGATAGAGAGGCTATTCGAGGAAAACTCGAACCTTCTATCATCTTATCAAGAAGCAATGGCTGCGGTGGTCCTGTGGGAGAATCAG GTGAAAGACTGCCTCAAGCAAAATGAAGAGCTCCGTGGAACTGTAAACAAATTGAGAATCGAACATGCCAGTGAGCCTCGTAAAGCCGGGTCTGCAGAGACAAGTTCACCCGCATCTATGACtgagtctctctctctaaag GGTGAACTTGCCAAAGAGCAGAGCAGAGCGGAGGCCTTATCTGCCGAAGTTATGCAGCTCTCTGCACGTCTTCAACAAACCACACAAGCGTATAATGGCCTGGCTCGTGT CTATAGACCTGTTCTGCGAAACATCGAGAATAATCTCATCAAAATGAAGCAAGATGGATCTCTTACGGCGCAGTAG
- the LOC116198959 gene encoding probable protein phosphatase 2C 24: protein MTKICLDVVSESESNSACEQSSPAARRRRTEICRFKFVTDLATPENETAIGVDGMTPRTVIPVPTRDSENAAENRRTDIEKGRSEGRDVSGPDQTLVLAPVPGLVPVIPSPSAKNYPRYGVASVCGRRRDMEDAVAIHLDFCRRLDDVAEQLHYFGVYDGHGCSHVAMRCSERLHELVREELERRGEEKQQQQDQLVTEWRSAMETSFDRMDKEVTAWNMEAVVGAQCRCELQTPDCDAVGSTAVIAIVTPNKIVIANCGDSRAVLCRGGKAIPLSSDHKPDRPDELNRIQEAGGRVIYWDGPRVLGVLAMSRAIGDNYLKPYVSCEPEVAVVDRTAEDECLILGTDGLWDVVSNDTACGVARMCLRGKGRAPTAIEAAAGTSSAVAGDWGAGERTDKACSDASLLLTKLALARHSTDNVSIVVVDLRKQAT, encoded by the exons ATGACGAAGATTTGCCTCGACGTCGTGAGCGAGAGCGAGTCGAACTCAGCCTGTGAGCAGAGCTCGCCCGCGGCCAGGCGGCGCAGGACCGAGATCTGCCGGTTCAAGTTCGTCACAGACCTGGCAACTCCCGAGAACGAGACTGCTATAGGCGTCGACGGGATGACGCCGAGGACCGTGATTCCGGTTCCGACGAGGGACTCTGAGAATGCGGCTGAGAATCGCCGGACGGACATTGAGAAAGGACGATCAGAGGGCAGAGACGTATCAGGTCCAGATCAGACGTTGGTTCTGGCGCCGGTTCCCGGTCTTGTTCCGGTAATCCCGAGCCCAAGCGCTAAGAACTACCCCCGGTATGGTGTGGCTTCGGTCTGCGGAAGAAGACGAGACATGGAGGACGCAGTGGCGATTCACCTGGACTTCTGCCGCCGCCTTGATGACGTCGCCGAGCAATTGCATTATTTTGGAGTTTATGACGGTCACGGTTGCTCTCAT GTCGCGATGAGATGCAGTGAGAGGTTGCATGAGCTGGTGAGGGAGGAGCTGGAGAGGAGGGGGGAggagaagcagcagcagcaggatCAGCTGGTGACTGAGTGGAGGTCGGCGATGGAGACGAGCTTCGATCGGATGGACAAGGAGGTGACGGCGTGGAACATGGAGGCGGTGGTAGGAGCGCAGTGCAGGTGCGAGCTGCAGACTCCTGACTGCGATGCCGTCGGATCGACGGCTGTGATTGCGATCGTCACCCCCAACAAGATAGTCATCGCAAACTGCGGGGATTCGAGGGCAGTTCTCTGCCGGGGCGGCAAGGCCATCCCTCTCTCCTCCGATCACAAA CCAGACCGCCCGGATGAGCTTAACAGAATCCAAGAAGCGGGCGGGCGGGTCATCTACTGGGATGGGCCACGGGTGCTTGGAGTTCTTGCCATGTCCAGAGCAATAG GAGACAATTACTTGAAGCCGTATGTGAGCTGTGAGCCGGAGGTGGCGGTGGTGGACCGGACAGCGGAGGACGAGTGCCTCATCCTTGGGACTGACGGCCTCTGGGATGTGGTCTCCAACGACACCGCCTGCGGTGTGGCTCGGATGTGCCTGAGGGGGAAGGGGCGGGCGCCGACGGCTATCGAGGCGGCTGCAGGCACCTCATCGGCAGTGGCAGGGGACTGGGGAGCGGGAGAGAGGACAGACAAGGCATGCTCGGACGCATCGCTGCTGCTGACGAAGCTGGCACTGGCGAGGCACAGTACGGACAATGTGAGCATCGTGGTGGTGGATCTCAGGAAACAGGCCACGTAG